The sequence CGCATCGGCCGAGAAGTCGGGCAGCGGATCGAGCTGGGAGGGGCGGTGCTTCGTCAGACCCGTACGGTCGAAGAAGCTGTGGCCGAAGCCGAAGGTGACGGTCAGCGAGGACGGGCCGGCATCCAGCGCCACCCCGGTGTCGGCGTGCGGCGCGTGCCCGGCCATGAGCTCCTCGGCCGTCCGCGACCAGCGGCGCAGCAGCGCGGCGGCCTCCTTGCGGCCGCTGCCCGGGGTCAGGTCGAAGGCGACCAGATGGCCCTTGGCCTGCAACGGTGTGGTGATCCCCGCCTGCTGCTTCGCCCGCGCCGGGCGGAAGGCGACCTCGGTCGAACCGAGGGTGGTCAGGGGCTTGGGCGCGTCGTCCTGGGCGGCCGCGACGCCGAGGGCGCCGCCCGTCCCGCCGACGACGAGCCCGGCCGCACCCGCCGCACCGACGGTGCCGAGGAGGCGGCGGCGGGAGAGCTCCAGGGTCTGCGGGGTCTGCGGGGTCTGCCCGTCCGGCGACTGCCGCTCCGGCGGCCGTTCCTGCGGCGCCTTCCGGCCCGGTGTCTGCCTGTCTGGTGTCTGCTTGCTCATCAGCCGATCTTCACGTTCCTGAATTCGGTCACCTGGTCGATATCGGAGGTCCGTACGAGCAGTGCGAGCTGCCACCGCCCGGGCACCGGCAGCCGGACGCCGTCCGCGCTCCAGTGCCCCTTGCTCACGTGCCGGGGGACGACCGGGAGCGGCCCCAGCTTCTTGTCCTTGAGCGTGAAGGAGACCTTCACCTCGGGGACGTCCCGGGTCCGGCCCGTCGGGTCCGCGATCCGCAGCCGCAGCGCGTTGCCGCCGCTGCTGCGCCCCGGGTCGAGGTCGATCCGGGCGGTGCCCTTGCCGTGCGGGCCGCCGGTGTCGAAGGGGATGGTCAGTACCTGCGGCCGGCCCACCGCGGCGGACTGCTCGGTGGCCTTGACCGCCTCTTCCGTACGGGCCGGCTCGGTGGCGGTCAGCACGGTCGTCACCGCGAGCAGGACGGCCGCCACCGACACCTCGGCCAGCACGGACCGCCGCAGCCCGCACCGCTCAGGGTCGGCGTCCCGGATGCGCTTGGTGCGCGCGGTGCGCAATGCGGCCTGCTGGCGGGCGAGTTGGACGGCGCGCGCCGGGTCGTCGGCGGGGTCCGATGTTTCACGTGAAACATGCGCCGGCTCGGTCTCGGTCTGGGTCTCGGCGTCGGCATCCCTGTCGGCATCGGCGTCGGCATCCTCGTCGGCATCGGCGTCCGTAGCGGAGTCCTGCGCGTCCGTAACGGAGCCCCCGGCGTCCGCCACGGGATCCTCCGCGTCCGCCACGGACTCCGCCGCCCGTGCAGCCGCCCCGCCCGGTGCGTCCTCCGCCAGCCGCGCCGTCCACCGCCGCGACACCGAGGCGATCCCGACGAGCACCACCACCAGGCCCGCCTTGACCAGCAGCAGCCGCCCGTAGGAGGTGCCGGTCAGCGCCGGCCAGCTGCCCACCTGCCGCCAGGACTGGTAGATCCCGGTGGCCACCAGGACCAGCACCGCGCCGAACGCGATCCGCGAGAAGCGCCGTACGGCGGACCGCTCGACGGCCGGGCCCCAGTACAGGGACACCACCAGCGCCGCGAGCCCGCCGAGCCAGGCGGCGACGGCGAGCAGATGCAGCACATCCACGGGCATCGCGACCGCGGGCTGAAGCCCCGTCGAGGCGTGCTCGGCCATCGCCCAGGTCGTCGCGAGCCCCGCGGCGACGATCACTCCGCCGCCGCCGAGCCCCCACGTGAGGTCCTTGCGGCGCCGGGCGTTCTCGCCGGCGGCCGATCCGTCCCCCTTCTCATGGGCGCGCGCGAACGCCCCGAACAGCACCGCGATGAACACCGCCGCGGCCGCGAGCAGCAGCAGCCGGGAGACCAGCGCCGCGCCCGGCTTGGTCAGCAGCGCCTGCTGGAGCAAGCCGAAGTCGAGGACGTCGGAGAACTTGCCCGACTCCGTGTACGCGCCGCGCAGCAGCACCATCGCCAGGGTGCTGCCGGTCAGCACGGCCCAGCCGTACACGACCAGCCGCTGGACGGACCGTACGCCCGCGGCGGCCGGCCGGCAGGCGACGACGAAGGCCGCGCCGCCCGCCAGCAGGATGAATCCGGCGTAGGCGAGATAGCGGGCGATGCCGTAGAGCACGCCGACCGGGCCGCCGCCCGCCTCCTGCTGGGGGACGGCGGCGCTGGTCTTCGAGGGCGCGCCTATGGAGAAGGTGAAGGCGCCGGAGACCGGGTGGCTGTCGGCGGAGACCGCCTGCCAGGCGACGGTGTACGTACCGTCGCCGAGCCCGGGCGGCAGCCCCGCCGCGTACTTGACGACGCCGCCGCTGCACAGATCGCGCAGCTTGCCGCGGTCCACCCGCTTGCCCTTCGGGTCGAGGACCCGGATCGAGTCGTCGCCCATCGCCACGCCCTCGGAGAAGGTCAGCGAGACCTGCTCGGGGGCGTGGTCCACCACCGACCCCTGTGCGGGGTCGCTGCCGGTCAGCGCGGCATGCGCAAAGGCCGGGGCGGCGCCGCCGAACAGCGCGCCCAGCAGCACCGCGACGACGGCCAGCAGGCGCGGTGCGGCGCCCCGTCGCGGCCCGGAGCCGGTGGTGGCCAAGGCCATGGTGATCGCTCCCTCACTCCGTAATGCGGGCTACTTCCCGGGCACGTAGTCGGTTGCCTTCACCGGCACATCGACCCGGATCGGGGACGAGGTGGCGAAGTGCAGTTCGAGGGTGACCTTGTCGCCCTTGACCGGCTTGTGCTTCAGGCCCATGAACATCAGGTGGTAGCCGCCGCGGGCGAGCCGCAGTTCGCCGTTGGCGGGCACCTTCAGGGAGCTGACCTGCTCCATCTTGGTGCCGACCGTTTTGTGGATCGTGACGTCCTTGGACAGGCTGCTGGTGACCGAGGTCAGCTTGTCCGCGGTGTCGCCGGTGTTCTTGACGACGAAGAACGCACCGGCCATGTCCTCCGTGACCGGCTGCGGCATGTACGGCTCCGAGACCTTGAGGTGCGGTGCCCCGCCCCCGGAGTCGCAGGCCGCCAGCGTGAGGCCGGCGGTGAGGGCGAGCGCGGCGACGAGGGCCGTGCGGCGGGCGGTGTGGAGGGTGCGGCGGGTCACGGGTTCTGCCCCTTGATGGTCTTGGGAAGTGCCTTGCTGTAGTTCTCGGGGGTCGCTTCCTCCATGCCGATCCAGTGGATCTTGTCGTCCTTGGGGGAGCTCAGCAGCACCTGCGCGCCGTGGGTGGAGACGACATCGCCGTTCTTCTTCTTGACCGGCTTCTCGATCCCGATGTTCACGCTGCGCGCACCGGCCTGGATGCGGTCGAACGGGCCAGTCAGACCGATGAAGTCCTTGTTGATACCGGCCAGCCACTTCTTGAGCGCGGCCGAGGTGTCGCGCTCCGGGTCGGAGGTCACGAACACCACCCGCAGATCCTTCTGTTCGGCCTTGGGCAGCTTGCCGATGGCGACGGCCAGGTTGGACATCGTCAGCGGGCACACGTCCGGGCAGTGGGTGTAGCCGAAGTAGATCAGGGTCGGATGGCCCTTGGTCTTCTCCAGCAGGTCGTACTTCTTGCCATCGGTGTCCGTCAGCTCCAGGTCCGGCTTCTCCATGGGGCTGTCGAGCGTGACGATCGGCTTGGACTGGGCGCCGGAGACGTCGGCGGCGGGCTTGCCGTCGTCGGCGTTGCAGGCGGTCAGTGAGAGGGCCGCGACCGCCGCGAGGGCGGACGCGAGCAGGGTCCTTGTGCGCATGGGTCCTTCTGAAAAGGGAGGGGTGGCAGGCCGGCGCGGGTCGGGCGCCGGCCCCTGCGGGGAGGTCAGGAGCTGCGGCGGCGGCCGGCGAACAGGCCGAAGCCGGTTCCCGCGATGCCTGCGACGATGCCGATGACGGCCAGTACCCGCGCCGTGGTGTCGGAGCCGTCCGCGTCCTTGCCCGCCGTGGCGGTGGTGGCGCCGTTCTTGGCGTCCGCCCCACCGTCCTCGGCGGCCGCCGCGGTGAGCTTCAGCACCGGTGCCGGGTTCTCCGGCTCCGGGTCGCCCTCCTTCGTCGGCTCGATCCAGCGCACGACCTTCTTGTCGTCGTACGTCTGGAGGGCCTTGAAGACGACCTGGTCGGCGTTCTTGGGCAGCTGCCCGACCGAGACCGGGAACTGCTGGAACTGGCCGGGCTCGACGCCCTTGCCGTCGGCGGTCCAGGTGATCTTGACCGGTGCCTCGGTGATCTTCTCGCCCTCCATCTCGATGGGCTTGGCGAGCTTGGCCTTCTCGACCTGGACCTTCCAGCCGGGCACCGGCTGCGGCATCGCCGACGCCAGCGGGTGATCGGTGGGCAGGGTGACCTCGAGCTTCACCGTCGAGGAGTCGTCCCGTTCATTGGGGACGTTGAAGTTGACGGTCGCGAAGCCGCCCTTTGCGGCCGGTCCGGTGGGCTGCACGCTGACGTGCGCAAAGGCGGGGGAGGCGAGCAGCAGCACGCTGCCCGCGGCGATCGCGCCCACGACCGGCAGTCGGCGGACGAGGCGGCGCGGGGCGGGGGACGGGGCGGCGGGCTGCGAGGTGTTCGGCGTACTCGACATCACAAAACACTCCACGGGGAGAACAGGTGCCCGTCGCAGGGACGGTGCACGTATGGGTAGTGGTCTGTCGGTCCGGCGCGCACGCGGCGACGGCGCGAGAGCCCCTACCCCTCCGGGAGGTGTGCTTCGCGTACGTCAGGCCGCGAGGGCGAGCCGGGCCGGGGCCGGCGGCCCCCGCCTGACGACACTGTGGTGGAGCGCGAGGCCCTGCGGACCGGGTTTGTCATCCCCGTACGAAACGGGGGCGCGCCGCGGCCCGTCGTGCGCCGTGGCGAGCCCCGAGATCAGGGCGCCCACCAGCGCGAGCGCCCCGCGCAGGGTGCCCATCAGCGCCTGC is a genomic window of Streptomyces gilvosporeus containing:
- a CDS encoding copper resistance CopC/CopD family protein; its protein translation is MALATTGSGPRRGAAPRLLAVVAVLLGALFGGAAPAFAHAALTGSDPAQGSVVDHAPEQVSLTFSEGVAMGDDSIRVLDPKGKRVDRGKLRDLCSGGVVKYAAGLPPGLGDGTYTVAWQAVSADSHPVSGAFTFSIGAPSKTSAAVPQQEAGGGPVGVLYGIARYLAYAGFILLAGGAAFVVACRPAAAGVRSVQRLVVYGWAVLTGSTLAMVLLRGAYTESGKFSDVLDFGLLQQALLTKPGAALVSRLLLLAAAAVFIAVLFGAFARAHEKGDGSAAGENARRRKDLTWGLGGGGVIVAAGLATTWAMAEHASTGLQPAVAMPVDVLHLLAVAAWLGGLAALVVSLYWGPAVERSAVRRFSRIAFGAVLVLVATGIYQSWRQVGSWPALTGTSYGRLLLVKAGLVVVLVGIASVSRRWTARLAEDAPGGAAARAAESVADAEDPVADAGGSVTDAQDSATDADADEDADADADRDADAETQTETEPAHVSRETSDPADDPARAVQLARQQAALRTARTKRIRDADPERCGLRRSVLAEVSVAAVLLAVTTVLTATEPARTEEAVKATEQSAAVGRPQVLTIPFDTGGPHGKGTARIDLDPGRSSGGNALRLRIADPTGRTRDVPEVKVSFTLKDKKLGPLPVVPRHVSKGHWSADGVRLPVPGRWQLALLVRTSDIDQVTEFRNVKIG
- a CDS encoding copper chaperone PCu(A)C, whose translation is MTRRTLHTARRTALVAALALTAGLTLAACDSGGGAPHLKVSEPYMPQPVTEDMAGAFFVVKNTGDTADKLTSVTSSLSKDVTIHKTVGTKMEQVSSLKVPANGELRLARGGYHLMFMGLKHKPVKGDKVTLELHFATSSPIRVDVPVKATDYVPGK
- a CDS encoding SCO family protein, which gives rise to MRTRTLLASALAAVAALSLTACNADDGKPAADVSGAQSKPIVTLDSPMEKPDLELTDTDGKKYDLLEKTKGHPTLIYFGYTHCPDVCPLTMSNLAVAIGKLPKAEQKDLRVVFVTSDPERDTSAALKKWLAGINKDFIGLTGPFDRIQAGARSVNIGIEKPVKKKNGDVVSTHGAQVLLSSPKDDKIHWIGMEEATPENYSKALPKTIKGQNP
- a CDS encoding YcnI family protein, giving the protein MSSTPNTSQPAAPSPAPRRLVRRLPVVGAIAAGSVLLLASPAFAHVSVQPTGPAAKGGFATVNFNVPNERDDSSTVKLEVTLPTDHPLASAMPQPVPGWKVQVEKAKLAKPIEMEGEKITEAPVKITWTADGKGVEPGQFQQFPVSVGQLPKNADQVVFKALQTYDDKKVVRWIEPTKEGDPEPENPAPVLKLTAAAAEDGGADAKNGATTATAGKDADGSDTTARVLAVIGIVAGIAGTGFGLFAGRRRSS